The Catenulispora sp. MAP5-51 genomic interval TGTCGGCACCGCCGTGACCGAGGACTCCTACTCCCAGCAGGAACTGCTTGACATATTCTCGATCGACGACCCCCGTATCCGCTCTGTCTTTCTGAACAGTGCCATCGAACGGCGCCATCTGACCATCCCGCCGCGCGACGAGAACGGCGTGTGCCAGCCCGAACCGCAGGGCCGGCTGCTGGCCAAGCACAAGCGGCTGGCCGTCGACATGGGTTCCCGGGCGCTCCTGGAGTGTCTGCGCGATGCCGGAAGAAGCCTGGAGGACCTGGACTACCTCTGCTGTGTGACCACCACCGGGTTCCTCACCCCCGGGCTCAGTGCCCTGATCATCAGGGAGCTGGGCATCGACCCCGGCTGCCACCGCGTGGACATCGTCGGGATGGGCTGCAACGCCGGTCTCAATGCCCTGAACGCCACGGCCGCGTGGTCCGCGGCCAATCCGGGCCGGCTGGCCGTCATGGTGTGCGCGGAGGCCTGTTCGGCGGCCTACGCGTTCGACTCCACGATGCGGACCGCTGTCGTCAACAGCCTGTTCGGCGACGGGGCGGCGGCGATCGCGCTGGTCGCGCCGGACGGCGATGCCGACGGCAGCGGCGGCGGTGGCGGTGGCGGTGGCGGTGGCGGTGGCGGTGGCGGTGGCGGTGGCGGTGGCGGTGGCGGTGGCGGTGGCGGTGGCGGAGAGGCCGGGACCGGGGCCGGGACC includes:
- the dpgA gene encoding 3,5-dihydroxyphenylacetyl-CoA synthase DpgA: MIASPGSTLAPERRPADRLRPNPVRAARITGVGTAVTEDSYSQQELLDIFSIDDPRIRSVFLNSAIERRHLTIPPRDENGVCQPEPQGRLLAKHKRLAVDMGSRALLECLRDAGRSLEDLDYLCCVTTTGFLTPGLSALIIRELGIDPGCHRVDIVGMGCNAGLNALNATAAWSAANPGRLAVMVCAEACSAAYAFDSTMRTAVVNSLFGDGAAAIALVAPDGDADGSGGGGGGGGGGGGGGGGGGGGGGGGGGGGGEAGTGAGTEGPRVLSFASHIITDAVDAMRYEWDDDLTRFSFFLDPDIPYVVGANAERVVDGLLGRAGLRRSDIGHWLVHSGGKKVIDAVRVNLGLTRHDVRHTTGVLRDYGNLSSGSFLFSYERLLREGVVSPGDYGVLMTMGPGSTIETALVQW